cattATCATGGGGGGCTTGAGGGGAATGACTTCTACTTAGGGGAATGTGAGTGGGTGGATCTTCAGCCCATGAACGTGAAGGTTCGCTCCACTGGGAGCCCCGGCCTCCCAGATCCCTTCACCTTTGGATGTTGACAGATTATCCGCACTTttcccagttctgtttcccaTAGAAATCCAACTCATAGGTACCCACCCCCGAGCTCCTTAAGGAACATTTAGAGGGTGGTCAACACACAACAAGAGGTGGTTAGGATCTGAGCCTGCCAttaaaggctggggagagggCACATTCTAGAATCTTCTGACCCTCCTTGTCTTGAGGGTCTATGCATGCCAGCAGAAGGGACCAAGACCAGACTGGAAGAATATAGATAAGGTGGCCAGGCTCTGccccagggagggagtccttataTCCAACAGTGACTCATGCTCTGTACAGAATGCAGATTCAGCTAGATCGGGCACCTGGAAACCCGACCTACAAAAGGACAGAGCCACGCGTGGAATTGTGTGGAACATTCCACAAGTCAGGGACCCTGGTGGCGCAACGGCGAAGCCCCTGGCTGCTCCCCAGAAGGCTGGGGATGTGACCCCATGCAGCCCATCCATCTGTTCCCGTGAAGATGGCCCCCAACAAAAGCCACTGCCCTCCAGCCAATGAGGATGTGGAGCGGTCCACGGGACAGAGTACAGAGTACAGTGGTGGCGTAGTAGATATGTGtaggggtgctaaccacaaggtcaatgggtcaaaaccaccagctgctccatgggtgaagacaaggctttctactcccaggaagagtcacagtctcagaaacccactggggcatttctaccctgacctatagggagggtcgctgtgagttggcatcgactagaTGCCAGTGAGTAGGGCcactgaatcagaactgactggatggcacactACTACCACCAGGCAGAGGTGGAGGTTGTAACCCAGAAGGCTGCCTGGGGCTCATGTGAAAAAACTTTGGCCATGTCTCTGCGACCCTCTCCCACCCTGCCAGAGCCAGTGTCCCAGCCTGAGGCCAACTTTACCTTGGTGGATGATGGGTCTGGCCCCAGGGTGGAAGTGACCTGCCGGGTGTCCTCGGGCAGCCCACCTGTGACCTACAGCCTGGTTGGAAAGGACGGACACATCCACAGCCAGCAGAGACCTCCCCACGGGGAGCCTGCCAACTTCTCCTTCCCGCTGGCTGGGAGGCCAGCCTGGCTGCAGTGCCAGGCAGAAAACAGCGTCAGCGTCCAGGCCAGCGCCCTCACGCTGCTGCCACCAGGTGAGGGGCCCCTGGGCTCTGAGGTAAGCTGGCTATTTTACAGTGGGAGGTGGTCACTTCCGCACATCCCCTCCAGAATCTGGGGGCAGGTTGGTGGGAGGTGGTGAGTCTTTGGGTCAGAGGACTAGGAGACCCAGGTCCATCCTGTGCCTCCCTAATGGGGACACTCAACCTGACCATCCTGACCCCACCTCCACAGGAGAGCTGCCCCAGGGCCCCATCTTGGTGTTGGCTGGCAGCCTCACCTGCATTGCAGCTGTGGCTTCTGGAATGCTGGGCTGGACCTCAAGGGCCAGgtaggaagtgggggaaagtgggggagggtaTGTGTGAAGCTGGGCTGGGCTCCCCATGGCAGATGGGAGCAGTAGGACAGGCTGCTGCCCAGGGTGTGGCTATGAGCTAGTGCGTGCCAAACACTCGGCTGACTGGGACGAAGGTCCCAGCCACCCACCCTGTGATGGTCAGCTGACTGGCCTGTGTCCCTGGTGAGGTCCAGAGAGAACAGGGGCTGCACTGGTGAGAGCCACTCAGGCCAGTCCCTCTCAGGTGGTGACAGGGGTTGGGCCTCCGCCTGAGGCCATTGCATCATGGCTGGGAAGACCCCCTGGTGTTGCTGGCAGAGGGCCTGTGTGTGCCTTACCTTGTTCGCTCCAGCTGCGGGCGGGTGAGCGGCAGTGGCCATGCTTCATGGACCCGCTTGGTTTCTGAGGCACCCAGAGATGCTCGCTGGAGCTGCCCAGGATTCCGCTTTTGACACCACcctgcctcacctgggtccttCCTCCTCCTGAGCCTCAGTTGTCCCCTCCATAAAATGGGGCACCAAAACTGGCCACGTGACCAGCGCTGGCCTCAGGATGATTCAGGCCCCCCCCTTTGTTTTGTGGGGTGAGTCAGCCTCCCAGCCCTCATTCTTGCC
This window of the Tenrec ecaudatus isolate mTenEca1 chromosome 10, mTenEca1.hap1, whole genome shotgun sequence genome carries:
- the C10H17orf99 gene encoding protein IL-40, with the protein product MPYTMELGSTSSFSKDQGEGTPDIVIDYKVLEIFPKGRLILIKCHSPNVPPPVTYTLWGSRDVEVAKKVVRTSDPAFFSINITLKSRPDLLTYSCQVPLPSGTRATSARLQMYWELWTKPVSQPEANFTLVDDGSGPRVEVTCRVSSGSPPVTYSLVGKDGHIHSQQRPPHGEPANFSFPLAGRPAWLQCQAENSVSVQASALTLLPPGELPQGPILVLAGSLTCIAAVASGMLGWTSRARL